The following DNA comes from Pseudomonadota bacterium.
AATTAATAATTTCAATATAAACCCCAGACAGTTCAAGGTTGGAAAGACTTGAGGAAAGAGGCATGAAGCTGTTACTGCATGTCTGCTGCGGGCCTTGTACGGTGTACCCCCTTGAAGTGTTGCGGGATGAAGGTATTTCCGTGCAGGGGTATTTCCATAATCCCAACATCCATCCCTTTCGGGAATTCACCAAACGCCTGCAGACCGTTGAAGATCTGGGGCATCGTCTGAGTTTCAAGGTAGATTGCGATAGCCGTTATGGCCTCAGGGAATATCTTCGACAGGTTGTCTTTCATGAAGAAGGCCGATGTCGCATCTGTTATGAAATGCGCCTTTTGGCCACTGTGCTGCATGCCCGCGAAACCGGGGCGGACGCCTTTACCACAACACTTCTTTACAGCCGCTATCAGAACCATCAGGCTATACGGGAAATTGCCGAAAGACTTGCAACGGAGCACGGCATTCCCTTTTACTACAGGGATTTCCGGGAGGGCTGGCAGGAAGGCATTGATCTTTCAGTGGCAATGGGACTTTATCGTCAATCATACTGCGGCTGCATATACAGCGAGCAGGAGCGCTATGACCGTAAATCCAGAAAAAAACAAAGAGTTAAAGAATCAATTTAAAAACATGGATACACCAGGTATCCAGAGATACCAAGGGCGGCCAGGTTGTGTTCCTTGCTCAATCTGTTCTTTCAGCACCTTGGCCTCAGGGGCGATTTTCGAATCCGGATAATTCAACAACAGGTAATCCAGGCGGCTGGCAGCCTCTTCAAGAGATCCTTTCCGGGTGTAGTAAACTGCAACCCGATATTCATGGGTTGCGAGAAAATCCCTGGCCTCACTTATCCTTGCCCTGGCCTCAACCGTATAGGGAGATTCAGGGTAGGTCTTTATCAGTTTCAAAAAAGCCTGGATCGAATCCAGGGCGCCGGCCGGGTCCCTGTCCGTGGTGTCGATTTGTTTGAAAAAACTCATTCCCACCTGAAAATAGACATAAGGGATAGCCTCGTTGGTCGGATGGTTTCTTTCAAATTCTTCGTAAAGAACCCGCGACTCTTCAAAATTATCCAGGTAAAAATTGCAGTCCGCAGCCT
Coding sequences within:
- a CDS encoding epoxyqueuosine reductase QueH; amino-acid sequence: MKLLLHVCCGPCTVYPLEVLRDEGISVQGYFHNPNIHPFREFTKRLQTVEDLGHRLSFKVDCDSRYGLREYLRQVVFHEEGRCRICYEMRLLATVLHARETGADAFTTTLLYSRYQNHQAIREIAERLATEHGIPFYYRDFREGWQEGIDLSVAMGLYRQSYCGCIYSEQERYDRKSRKKQRVKESI
- a CDS encoding outer membrane protein assembly factor BamD, which gives rise to MLPIKLHISKTISFIFILLAIAVATGISGCASQEIERENEAGLLAQEGLDDFNRGKYNAALEIFEKLKNRYPFSPQSLLAELKAADCNFYLDNFEESRVLYEEFERNHPTNEAIPYVYFQVGMSFFKQIDTTDRDPAGALDSIQAFLKLIKTYPESPYTVEARARISEARDFLATHEYRVAVYYTRKGSLEEAASRLDYLLLNYPDSKIAPEAKVLKEQIEQGTQPGRPWYLWIPGVSMFLN